The following DNA comes from Triticum aestivum cultivar Chinese Spring chromosome 3D, IWGSC CS RefSeq v2.1, whole genome shotgun sequence.
GTCCGCGGCCGGCGGCACTCCCGCGTTGCCTCGCCTCCTCACCCTCCCCTCAACCTCCTCCCACCATCATGCTGCCGCCGCCCTAGCCATTCCTCTAGCCTTGGCGGGGACCGGTTTTTTCTCCGGCGAACTTGCACGACCGCCGTGCTGCCGCCTCAACCCCCCACCCTAAGATAGATGATGGGGTAGCCTGCCTGCGAGCTTCTTCCTCCCCTCCGGCTGTTTCTCCCTTCTAGTGAAAATTGACTGAACCAAATTCAAaacttaggcctcctttggtttgtaggaattttataggaattctataggataggatttgcaaaggaaaaattcctttgaagccctttggtttataggaatggattcctattcctatgtaggataggaatcaatccttcacgttttggaggaaaaaaacattagcctagactcaatgaaaaaaattctatcctatgcatcaaatgacatcggaattgagatgcatgtcatttcacttcctatgattttcctatttctataaaatttctatcctatgaaccaaaggaggccttaggcTATTGTGTGAGAATAATATTATAGTTGCGTGCATTGGTGGATCTAGAAGCCAGGAGGTTTAACCTTCCTTATCAAAAACAAAACTCAACTCCATGTGCAACATTCCACTGTTCTTGCATGTCCTTGCATGATCTAAGACTGGTTGCAATGTGGACGACAGGAAAGAATGAAAAAGAGAAAGGAAGCCATGCATGAATCTCAAGTATATATATCTTGCTTATTCCACTACTACTACTGCTCAAGGATTCCACAGTTGGTTACTAGGATCTTGGTGTAAGGGCGGTTGAACCCTCGCTCTGCGACCACCGCTCTCTTGTCCCCGATCAGCTTGGCCACCCTGCAAAATCACATCCATTGTCGATCGTAAAAAACATGCAATCTTCTTGGACAGAAGATTGGTGATTTTGCTTGCAGCAAGAAAGAGCAAGAGCTAGGCACGGACTTGAAGTAGGCCGAGCCGGTGTTGTCCttgacggtggccacggcggcgatcCTGCCGACGACGTCCATGCCGGCGACGACGCGGCCCACCACCAACGCCGACGCGTCCAGCTCGGGGGAGTCCCTGGTGGCGATCACGAACTCGGTGCCGTTGGGCACCACGCCCACCTGCTCCTCCTCGATCTTCAGCCgcccgccccgcgccaccagcttCGGCTTCGGCGGCGGCAGGCTCGGGTCCCGCACCACGATCGACACCGCCCCCGCCGCGTTCATcgtgccgcccgcgccgccgccgcaccgggcGCGCGCGGCCTCCATCTCGGCCGCCAGCCGGTCGGTCACCGCGGGGATGACCGGGTACGAGACCACGCCGGCGTGCTGCACGTACCCCGGCACCACCTTCACGAACTCCTTGCGCCGGTACCCGACGCCCGTGGCGAGCGACAGGAACCGGGCCGCGCCGGCCGGGGCCGCGTCGCCGAACAGGCCCACCGTGATGCGGCCCGCCGGCTCGCCGCCGATGGACACGTCCAGGAACGCCTTGGCCGTGATCGGCAGCTCGTCGATGCaggccgacgctgctgctgccgctTCCTGCGCCCGGGCGGACGGGGAGACGGCGCCGAGAAGCGCCGGTGAGGCGGCGATGGCGACCGCGACCGCGGCGGCACGGCGGCCGAGCTTCGGTGCTGTCGGTTGCTGGGGCGGGTGGTGGATCAGctgaggcggcggcgccggcggcagcgTGGGCTTGGAGGTGTTGAGGATCCGATGCGAcatggctgctgctgctgcgggaTGGAGTGGACGGCGCCCTTGCCGCGTCTGGATGAGGACCCAAATCCATTTGCTATCTCAAGTGTATGGCCTGCATTTGCATAGGCTGAATAAACCAGGCATATGGATACTCCACTAGTGTATGTATAGAAAAAGGGAACTTAACATTATCTTAGCCATGCAATAGTATTTGTCTAAGGGGCAATGTTAGGCGCCGGACCGCCAGCCCAAATTTCGGCCGGTCGGCCTCCAGTCGTCCGATTTAGCCATGTGGCGGCTATTAGATCTGATCCTCTCTCTCCTCATGTCGTCTTCTTCCTCACTCTGCTCgtagaaaaaaaaaggaaagaccCACACGCCCACCATGCGCAGGGCACCGTCTCCCGGCTCGCTACTTCCAACCCTCAAGAGGTGGTGTTTGCCCCGTTGGGCCCGACGAGCACCGGCGAGGTCCCCGCCCCCGCCACCGGGATTGCAGCATGGCTGCCAATGAATCCCAGACCGCGGTCACCATCGATGCATCTCTGACGCCTGTTGGCTCCAGCGCGCGGTCACCATGGTTGCAACATCTCTCGTGTCGTTTTCTCACAGTCGCCGCCATCGTCGACTAGCACTTTTGTGTTCCGATGAAAAAACGACCGAAGCAAAAACAACTCCGGTGGCCAGTTGAAGCAAAAAAGAATAGCCAGTTCCAACCAAAAAAACACTGGTTCTGGCAAAAAACAcatcaacaatctccaaaacagtTTCAATGTAGCAAAACGATCTAGCTGGTTCTAGCAAAATTTAGGGCTGCTTCTAGCAAAAAACGTCGCCGGTGATGGATGTAGCAATTACCTTCACGTTCGATTGTGACATCGCTGGAGATGGATGTAGCAATTACCGTCACcggtcatagcaacaatctgacacggttgcagcaaaaaagtcGTCGCCGCTACATCGCTTGACTCGCTGCGGATGGATGTACCAAATTGTCGTCCCCGTAGTAGCAAAAGGCCaacacggttgcagcaaaaaaattcAGCAACCAAACTCCAGCAGTCGGTTGAAGCAAAAAAAAACGGTCGTAGCATCCTCGTCAACTGACTGTAGCATCTCTCGCGaaccagggggggggggggagggttgaaGGTGATGTTGGCACATCCATGCCGACTGCTGCATCACCATGGGTGGACAGGTTGTCGAGGGGGTGCCTGGGACACGACAGCTAGCTCACCGGCGGAGAAAACTGGCGGGAAAGGCGATCTCGCCCGTGCTGACAGGAAGGTGATCTCAATCGGCCGGCGACTCCAGGACGGCCGGCGGACGAGATCTGGCAGGGTGGCCCGTAGGATTCGAGGAACTGTGTGGATCCGGCCGGAGGTGCTCGGTGAGGTGGTGGTCGAAGGCCTCGGACGCCATGAATGGGGATTCGATGCTTTTCTCAAAAAACAATGAGGGGAAGAGGGATAGCGTCAGATCTAATGGCAACACGTCACGTGATCGGAGCACGTCCTTTTGACCagccgaagcttcggccggcgcGCCGTTTTCAAACGTTTTTCTTGCTCTAATGGTTGAAGAATCAAACTGAATCTCTAACATTATTTATTGGACCCATTCATAAATAAACAACAATTATTTAAAAAGGTAATTTCTCAGCAATCTCTCAGCTGAAAGATAGAAGAGTTCTTTAAAATATTTTTTTTTCATCTACAGAAAATGAAATTGTAATAGTTATAAATTGATTATTTGGAAATGTATAATAGTTTATTTCCAAAGAGTGAAATATGTTATATTTTCAAATAGCTTGTCTCACAATCGTATATTACAATTTCACACATTTGAAACACTATTTCTGATTTTCAAATAATCAGATTCACAATCGTACATTGAAATTTGACTTTCTATAGTTGTTACTTCACAATTCTAAAATATGTTGCTTGCTTGTTTCACAAATATCACATGTATTTCAATTGCACTTTTGTAAAATGACATATCTCACACTTTTGAAATAGACTGTTTCACATCTCCAAAAAAATCTGTTTCAAAATCATACATTACAAATTCACTCTTTGTAGTTATCTTTCACAATTCTAAAATATGTTACTCACTTGTTTCACAAAATCACATCAATTTCAACTACACATTTGTGAAATGACATATTTCACAATTTTGGAATAAAATGCTACACATTTccaaataatcagtttcacaagtTATTTTTTTTTAATTTAAGCGTGTTTAAAATGTATCCACGATGGGTCTAGTTCTAAAGGTTTTTGCGCCGggagttcaaatatataaattACTTACATGTGCACATTTTGCACTCACCCAACATCCACAAATACACATAAATAAAAACgactaaaaaagaaaagaaaaaaatgcagACAAACAGGAAGTGAGGAAGCACTCTAGTAGGCCTATAAACAGGCAACACGAAATGGATTTCAGCCCAATAAGAAATCGACTTACTCAAAACAGTGGCCGGTCGAAAATCTAGGCCCAAAACATGACGGCAGTCACGAAAGAGCAGAGAACGGACTGGTTGGAACATGTCCCGGGGCACTCTCATGGCGAGGCGGATAGGAAATCATGGGGCAAACTCTGGAACCTGAGCATCCCGTCCAAGATCAAGGTATTTGCTTGGCGTTTAGCCAAGACTTCTATCCCAACTGGAGATGTCCGGAATCACAGAAACATGACAGACACGCCGGCTTGGTCCATATGCAAGGCGGAAACTGATACTTGGAGACACTCTTTATTTGATTGCCATATGTCCCGATGCGTGTGGGCACTCGCCAAGGAGGAACTGACTGAGGTTGCTATCTCAAACCGAACTGAAGATGCAAGATTATGGGTCTTTTGGCTGCTTGATACTTTACCAGAGGAGGAGGTAGTTCAAGTCTTGGTTATGATGTGGGCCATATGGTGGGCGAGACGGCGTGCTATCCATGACGATCAATACCAAAGCCCCCTGAGCACCTCGGCTTTTGTCACAAAGTTCCTGAAGATCTTGATTTGGTGGCGGAGAACAAGCGTCGTCCGGCCAAGGACCGGCTTGCGATGCCAAAGGACATGCATGTAACGGCTGTAAATGCAAGGACCAGAGTAACCAGATCGATATGGATTCCCCCAACAGACGATGAAGATTAATGTTGATGGTGGTGTGTCAAGATATGGCAGAAGAGGCGCTGCGGTGGTCGTTTGCCGAGATAAGGCGGGAACTTTCTTGGGAGCTTCAGCTAGAGTTTTCGAAGGTCTTACGGACCCGTCCTCGCTAGAGGCGCATGCATGCAATGAAGCCCTTTCCTTGGCCGAGGACCTCAATTTGAATGTTGTATGTGTGGCATCGGACTGCGCTGAAGTGATATCCAAGATCGGGACTGGAGCTCCTTGCCACTATACAGCGATACTCCGAGAGATTAGCCATCGCTATGCTTCTTTTCAGAATATTCGTTTTGTTCATGAAAATAGGAAGTTTAATTTTGAAGCACATTCACTTGCGAAAGCTGCAGTTTCTTTGTCTAGCGGGCGCCATGTGTGGCTTGTTTCTACGCCCAATATCATCTGCATCCCTATGAACATCCAAATATAATAAAGGTTACAGATGctcaaaaaaaagtcaaaaaaaaagaAGCACAAATCTTGAAGCAGAAATCAACAGCCTAAAAAACCGACCGGCTAAAACGAAACAAAACGACCAGTGAAACCTACGACCACCAGCAGTCGACAGCCCCACTTTCCCCTCGCCTCCTGGGTCGCACGCGCGTGCGGCTCCGGAGGCTCCCCGAACCCTAGAACAGCCAAGCCCTCAGATCTCCTCCTCCGGCCGCGGCCGGCGCCGGCGGTGGTGGCCGCGCCCGGCTGCCGAAGGCGGCGGGTGCtagcggcgccccccccccccccccgacggatCCCCTTCCCGCGGAGCGGGACGTCTCCGGCGCGGCCATGGTTGTGGGATGGCCGGCGGCTCGATTCGCGATGATGGTCGTCGGCGCACGGCGGAGAGCGTGATGGAGAGGCGGATCCAGGCGAGCTGCTGCAGAGTGGTGGAGGTTGGTGGTGCGCGGGCGCtgatggtggcggcggcgccgaGGAGGCCCAGCCAGGAAGGAGATCCTGCGGGTAGCGGGCGGTCGGCTGCCTCCTCGTGAGGGGCTTGCGGTGGTGCTCTAGGAGACGCGGGCGCTAGATTGTGGATGGAGGTGCGGGCCAGATCTGAATCGTCTCAGATTCGATCTGGGTCTTTGGTGCTGTCTCCATCGCCTGGCAGTCCCTGGTGCGGGTGAAGGCCGACGTGGTGGAGTAGGCCCTTGCACGGCGTGGTAGGATGCGGCGGCTCCTCGTCGGGATTGTTGGTGGCGTGTTCTCTCGGCAGTGCTGGTGTTGGAGGATCACGGCTGTGCAGCTTCGTCGGCAATTTGCTGCGGTGACGGTGGTGCGAGGATTCATGGACAGTGCCTCCCCAAACCTTAAGGTGTGGAGATGAGTGACATTACGGATGAAAATCCTGTCCGGTTCTAGCCGGGCCGGCGGAGATGGCACCTGCGGGTGTCGTTCCCCTCCCTGGAGGCGTCGCTGAGTGTGTCGCCATTTTCCTTGTCTTCTTGGTGTTGGCCgttgtctccgggcgaaagccttgaTTCGGTGTGGGATCGGCACGATGGCGACGTCTTCGATGCCGTCTCTCTGTTGGGAGCATTGTGCCAGGAGACATGGTTTGGAGGTCCTATGTTGCGCTCCACCGGTGTTCGCCGCTGCCCTAGTTCGTTCTTCTCCGGCGCAATGTACGGTCGTCGGTGGTGAATCCAAGACGGTGCCTTTCTCAGGTCGGATCGAGTCCTGCCATCCTCTTGCCACCTCCTTTAGGCATTGACGAGGGAAGCTTGGCAAGAGCTGCTGTTCTTCGGAGGTGACTGACATCGGTCGAGACGCGGCGAGGTTTTCAAATTAGGGTAGGGCCTTCTGCGTCGTAGTTGTGTTGTCGTTGCTGGCTGTCCTTGGACTAGCTGGTTGTGGAGTGGGTGCTACGCTCGTTGTTCGCAGCGAGTGGTAGTCGTTTTGTACTTGCAATTCTCTTCTTTtataaagctatggtacgcaaTTTGCGTACTCTCGGAAAAAAACGACCGGCTCAAACTGAATTTTCAGTCAACTTACGTACAGCTAAATTAGAAAAGAGTTAATTACACTTATGGTACATAAACTTGCACGGTGGGTGCAATTTCATACATAAACTTGAAAAATGATACAAGCTGACCCTGTAACTTGTATTTGACATACATTTTGGTACATTTCCGTCTATTGCCGTCAACTCACTATTAGCTCTTGCTATGTGGATCGCCAGAGTGGCATGGGTCTCACCTGTAAGTGGGGAAAGACAAATTAAAACGGGTTGTCCTCATCGGGATTCGAACTTAGGAGCTCTTGGCTCGTGTGAGATTAGCCAGCCAAATTATATATCTTGCGGAAGGAGGATTGTTTTGAAGCTAAATAGGAGTATGTGCACTGCATGCATGCACGACCGACAGAAGTATTGTCCTGCCTGCGACGACCCCCAGCGTAGCATTTCCATGTCGACCGATAGAGAAATCCTTTTCTTTATTTTTACCATCTTCAAGCATTTGTGTTTTTATATTTTGCACAAACAAATTGTGTGTATTATGAACAGTATAATTTAGAAACCGTGACCAAAGAGTTGGCTAACATCACCGACAATTTTGAACGCGTAACTTGATTGACTTTGGGTGGAACATAAACAATTCCTTGAAAAGAGCAAATCTGAGTCTCGTGTGCTGATATGACACGATAACAATTTGGTTGTGTTGTCATATCAGTGATGATGGTATTCGCAAAAAGAAATATCAGTGATGACGGGTGAACATTAGCCATGCATGATATAAAGAAGACTATGTCTAATTAAACAGTGAAAAGAGGATGGTTCACTGGCTAGAGCCTCTCACTCCTGCCAGCCGCACTGGCccaatttaattattatttttcttttcccATGCACTTACATACAGGTGAGACCCATGCACGCGGGCCATGCCATGTGGTAAGAGTTAGTAACAGTGAGTTGACGGCAATAAACGTAAATGTATCAAAATGTATCTCAAACACAAGTTATAGGGTTAATTTGTGTCATTTTTCAAATTTATGTATGAAATTGTACCCGCCGTGCAAGTTTATGTACTATAAGTGTAATTAACTCATTAGAAAACTACTGGTGCCTCACTTAACAGTAGCAACCCCTCTGCAGCCTCTAGTAGTCGCGTCCTCTCGTCCGCGTCCATGACCGGCACGGCGTCCTCGTTGGGAGCATGGACGGCATCCTCCTCGTGTGCACCGGCGACGGCGAGGACAGGCAGCACCACGTCCGGCGCATGGACGGCCATCTCGTGCGCACCCACGTTGGGCATCGCCGGTTCCATGACATCTTCATCTTCGTCCACGACGGGCACCGCGTCCTCATGGGCGCCGGCGCCATCCTCGACGAGGACGGCCGGCAGCGCCACCACGTCCGGCACATCGATGGCCATCTTGTCACCTGCGTTGGGCATTGCCGGTTCCATGGCATCTTCCTCTTCAGAACTACGCGGCTCAGGCTCATCCGCGCTGACACGGCCGGCTTCGACACGCTCGCCCTCAGCACCGTCGCCCTCGAGATAGTGCAGCAGGACGAGCCCGAGCTTGCCGTCCGCGTGGTCGGTGCAGCCCTGCGTGAGCTTGGGCGACCGGAACGCCCACAGCTCGATGCGGGCAGGGCGCACCTTCTGCTCCCCGCCATCGGGTTCGGGCGACGGAGAGCTGCTCTGTCCATCGCTGCCTGCCGCTTCCGGCGACGGCGTCTTGCCCTTCCGCCTCTTCTTCTTGCCCTCCGTGCCCGCCCCCATGGCGAGCGGCGAGCCGCCCTGGCCGTCGCTGCCTTCTGCCGCTTCCGGCGACCGCTTCCTCTTCTTCCTGTCGGGGTCGACGAGGACGAGCAGGCCGTTATTCCCCAGGAAGCGGCCATAGTCACTGTCGATGAACCGGTAGGCACTGTTGCACGGCAGGTACCTGCACTTGAGCTCGTACATCTCGCCGTGGCGGTCGTACGCCTGCACGCCCAGAccaagcttcttcttcttctccatcccCTCCGCCTCCGCCTGCCCCTCAAGCACCTTGAGCTCCTCCTCGTGCGAGAAGATCTTGGCGAAGATCGCCGCCGCGCGatgctcgtcgtcgccgccgccgctgccctgcttcttcttcttccccttcttgcTGCCGCTTTTGTTCTTGTCACCGCCATCCTTGCACGATATCAGGAGGCGGTTCTGATCCTTGCCCCTGTCGGATATGGTCATCACCTTCTCGTAGACGCACACCGGGCCAGCGACGACGCCGAGGCCGCCGAGCACGTCGCGGAGCCTTTGGCTCACGGCGTCGTAGTCGAACGGGACGTCCTTATATGCCGCGAACGGCGTCGGCGTGCTCGCGTTCGCGTGGGCGCCGATGGCGTCGCTCATAAGCTTATTCTCGACGGGCGGCGACGTGCTCGTGTTCGCGTGAGCGCGGATGGCGTCGCCCATGAGCTTCGTCTCGACGGGCGGCGGCAGGCTCTGGTCCACGGCCGGCATCTTCCCCTTGCGCTTCCGTTCTTCCTCCTCGGACTCGG
Coding sequences within:
- the LOC123073576 gene encoding peptidyl-prolyl cis-trans isomerase CYP26-2, chloroplastic; amino-acid sequence: MSHRILNTSKPTLPPAPPPQLIHHPPQQPTAPKLGRRAAAVAVAIAASPALLGAVSPSARAQEAAAAASACIDELPITAKAFLDVSIGGEPAGRITVGLFGDAAPAGAARFLSLATGVGYRRKEFVKVVPGYVQHAGVVSYPVIPAVTDRLAAEMEAARARCGGGAGGTMNAAGAVSIVVRDPSLPPPKPKLVARGGRLKIEEEQVGVVPNGTEFVIATRDSPELDASALVVGRVVAGMDVVGRIAAVATVKDNTGSAYFKVAKLIGDKRAVVAERGFNRPYTKILVTNCGILEQ